One genomic region from Rosa rugosa chromosome 1, drRosRugo1.1, whole genome shotgun sequence encodes:
- the LOC133710791 gene encoding GTP-binding nuclear protein Ran-3-like: MALPNQQTVDYPSFKLVIVGDGGTGKTTFVKRHLTGEFEKKYEPTIGVEVHPLDFFTNCGKIRFYCWDTAGQEKFGGLRDGYYIHGQCAIIMFDVTARLTYKNVPTWHRDLCRVCENIPIVLCGNKVDVKNRQVKAKQVTFHRKKNLQYYEISAKSNYNFEKPFLYLARKLAGDTNLHFVESPALAPPEVQIDMATQQQHEAELVAAAAQPLPDDDDDAFD; the protein is encoded by the exons ATG GCTTTGCCGAACCAACAGACTGTGGATTATCCGAGCTTCAAGCTCGTCATCGTTGGCGACGGAGGCACCG GAAAGACCACTTTCGTGAAGAGACATCTTACCGGAGAATTTGAGAAGAAATATGAAC CAACTATTGGTGTGGAGGTTCATCCTCTAGACTTCTTCACAAATTGTGGAAAGATCCGCTTTTACTGCTGGGATACTGCTGGCCAAGAGAAATTTGGTGGTCTTAGAGATGGTTACTA CATCCATGGGCAATGTGCAATTATTATGTTTGATGTTACTGCAAGATTGACATACAAGAATGTTCCTACATGGCACCGTGATCTTTGCAG GGTTTGTGAGAACATACCCATTGTTCTCTGTGGAAACAAGGTTGATGTGAAGAACAGGCAGGTTAAAGCTAAGCAGGTGACCTTTCATAGGAAGAAGAACCTGCAGTACTATGAGATATCTGCAAAGAGCAACTACAATTTCGAGAAACCTTTCCTCTACCTGGCCAGGAAGCTTGCAGG TGACACCAATCTTCATTTCGTCGAGTCTCCAGCTCTTGCTCCCCCAGAAGTCCAGATTGACATGGCTACTCAACAACA GCACGAGGCTGAGCTTGTAGCTGCAGCTGCCCAACCTCTTCCCGATGACGATGATGATGCATTTGACTAG
- the LOC133710803 gene encoding uncharacterized protein LOC133710803 isoform X2: MATWPSSSDPSNQEAVAIRKRNKSDQIKFLIPLIYAPVLPLIRLTLRKNPVVRDRLFTAVLVGAFAHGSYLVTDLYDIESK, translated from the exons ATGGCCACCTGGCCCTCCTCATCCGATCCTTCTAATCA GGAAGCTGTTGCAATAAGGAAGAGAAACAAGTCTGATCAAATTAAGTTCTTGATTCCTCTCATCTACGCCCCTGTTCTTCCCCTCA TTCGACTCACACTGCGGAAGAATCCGGTTGTGCGGGACCGCTTGTTTACTGCTGTGTTGGTTGGAGCATTTGCTCATGGCTCTTATTTGGT GACGGATCTTTATGATATCGAGAGCAAGTAA
- the LOC133710803 gene encoding uncharacterized protein LOC133710803 isoform X1 yields MATWPSSSDPSNQEAVAIRKRNKSDQIKFLIPLIYAPVLPLIRLTLRKNPVVRDRLFTAVLVGAFAHGSYLVYPFIDIEFRYDCYSDLFRTDLYDIESK; encoded by the exons ATGGCCACCTGGCCCTCCTCATCCGATCCTTCTAATCA GGAAGCTGTTGCAATAAGGAAGAGAAACAAGTCTGATCAAATTAAGTTCTTGATTCCTCTCATCTACGCCCCTGTTCTTCCCCTCA TTCGACTCACACTGCGGAAGAATCCGGTTGTGCGGGACCGCTTGTTTACTGCTGTGTTGGTTGGAGCATTTGCTCATGGCTCTTATTTGGTGTATCCTTTTATTGATATCGAATTCCGTTATGATTGTTACTCTG ACTTGTTCAGGACGGATCTTTATGATATCGAGAGCAAGTAA